In one window of Helianthus annuus cultivar XRQ/B chromosome 17, HanXRQr2.0-SUNRISE, whole genome shotgun sequence DNA:
- the LOC110921308 gene encoding short-chain dehydrogenase/reductase 2b: MEETRCAVVTGGNKGIGFEICRQLAINGVQVVLTARNENRGVEAVEKLNASGILNVVFHQLDIKDATSIANLVTFIETHFKKLDILVNNAAEFGIIDVDEKKFKDGGAFRQVTDENVDNLTGILEEPYAMGKECLDINYYGTKRVTETLVPLLQLSKSPRIVNVTSTYGEMRWFHNEQLKQEFLDIENLTEARIDEIVEWFLRDLKDAKLRENGWPLTVSAYKVSKAALNAYTRLMARKFQNNILVNAVHPGYVPTDMTSRTGIHTVEEAANTVVRVALLPDDGPSGVYFNKMEIAPFT, encoded by the exons ATGGAGGAGACAAG ATGTGCAGTTGTTACGGGAGGAAATAAAGGGATTGGATTTGAAATATGTCGCCAGCTAGCTATAAATGGGGTTCAAGTCGTATTAACAGCTAGAAATGAAAATCGAGGGGTTGAAGCTGTAGAAAAACTCAACGCTTCTGGCATCCTGAATGTCGTTTTTCACCAGCTTGACATCAAAGATGCAACAAGCATAGCAAATTTGGTTACATTCATTGAAACGCACTTCAAAAAACTCGATATCTTG gTAAATAATGCAGCAGAATTCGGCATTATCGACGTTGATGAAAAGAAGTTTAAAGATGGAGGAGCATTT AGGCAAGTGACCGATGAGAATGTCGATAATTTAACGGGCATTTTAGAGGAACCTTATGCTATGGGAAAAGAATGTTTGGATATAAATTATTATGGAACCAAAAGAGTTACAGAGACACTTGTTCCTCTTCTCCAACTCTCTAAATCGCCAAGAATTGTGAATGTTACCTCTACTTACGGAGAGATGCGC TGGTTTCACAATGAGCAGTTGAAACAAGAGTTTCTTGATATCGAAAACTTAACCGAGGCAAGGATAGACGAGATTGTTGAATGGTTTTTGAGGGACTTAAAGGATGCTAAGTTGCGGGAGAATGGATGGCCTTTGACCGTCTCTGCTTATAAAGTTTCGAAAGCAGCTCTTAATGCTTATACCAGACTGATGGCAAGAAAGTTTCAAAACAATATACTTGTTAATGCGGTGCACCCCGGGTATGTGCCAACAGATATGACATCTCGTACTGGAATCCATACTGTAGAAGAAGCCGCGAATACAGTGGTAAGGGTTGCTTTGTTGCCGGATGATGGACCATCTGGTGTGTACTTTAACAAAATGGAAATAGCTCCATTTACATAG